The following DNA comes from Paraburkholderia phytofirmans PsJN.
GTCGATCATTTCAAAAACTTGCAGCAGACAAGCCAATTCTGTCGTGGCTAAATTTGCAGCACGACGGCTATGCGCTGGGCGTCCGCAATCTCCCGGCAGGGAGGATTTTGCTTGCGCACTCGCCACTACCGGCCCGTTGCGCAAACTTCACGGCTCGGATCCACCGTGCGATTACGAACATACGTTTCGCATATGAACCTGTACTCTCGCTTGTTGGAGCGCGCGGCGCTTGGCGAACCTTGACGGGTATAAACGCATGCAGAAATACAGAGTCTTGGTGATCAACGATTTCGTGCAAAAGGGTGGTGCCGAAGTGGTATACCGGCAGTCCGCTGACCTTTTGCGAGCTATGGCCGGTGTGGAAGTCGAATGCTTTCATGCCAGCCGTATCGATGAGAACTCGTCGTTGCTTTCCAAGTCGTGGAACGTGGCCGCAGCACGCGCGCTCAAGAAGATGCTTGCCGGCTATCGTCCCAACAGGATTCTCGTTCACAACTATCACAATGCTTTGTCGGCATCGGTGTTGGGCGTGATAGCCCGATACAAGCGAGAGTTGGACTGCGCGACGTACATGACATGTCATGATTTTCATCTTGTGTATTACAACCCAACCTTGCACTACGTGATGGGTGGCCGTGTAGAACAATTGACACTCGATGCGTTGCGGACTAGCCATGTACTGACCTTGCGTTCCAGCGCAAAAGGTGTGGTCCATGATTTCTTTTCGAAAGCATACTGGCACGCGGTGCGTGCAATACACAAGCCGGAGCGTATCTTCGATCGGATCATCTGTCCTAGCGACTTCATGCAGGAGGCGTTGCACCGGAAGGGCATCGACAACACGGTAGTCCTTTACAATCCTTCCGCGGTCGCAGTAGTGAGCGAACCGGTAAGCGTCCTGGATCGTAAGGGCTTCAATATTGCATTCGTCGGACGCGTCGCTCGTGAGAAGGGACTCGCGCAGTTTATCGAGCTGGCCGCATCGATCGATTTTTCACGTATTGAACGCATCGGTGTGTTTGGCGACGGCGCCGACCGCGAGGTGATCGAGCAACGATATGCACCTCTTATTGAGTCGGGAAAGCTTGTCTTCTTTGGTAACTTGCCGCAAGAGCAACTTTTTTCCAAATTAGGAGCTTTCGCCGATGCCATCGTGCTGCCCTCAGTCGGGGTGGAAGTGGCGCCGCTCGTTATTGTTGAAGCCGCGATGCTAGGCTTGCCCACGTTGATGCGTGAGGGCACGCATCGGCTGGATTTTGGCGACACAGTAGGCAGCAAGATAATGTATCGCGACGCCCCACAAAGCCTGCAAGCGGCGCTCGAGGAGCTTGCCGCGCATCTTGCAACACCGGAGAGACGGTACGACGTGAGTGAGTTCTTGCCTCAGTCCTACGCCGAGCGTTTGGCGAATATTATGCGTTTGACCTAGCCGATACGGTATGTGCCGGAGGACAGCACGCAAAAGCACGTATGGCAGGAAGTGGCCGACATTGACGGGAAATGATCGAGCGATGGCAGACGGAAGTGTTCAGTCAATCGTCGATGCGTGTGCTGCGAAGGACGCATTGGTAACCAGGCATTATTTCCTTCCCCTTTGAGCGACGATCTACAACCACGGGCAGACGCATTATGGCGCATCGACTGTTGCAGAACATGCTGGCATTGTCGGTATTGCAACTGGCGAATATGGTGCTTCCACTCGCCACATTGCCGTATCTTTTCCGCATTTTAGGCCCTGACCAGTTTGGGGCCTATGTATTTGCCCAGGGTGTAATCGCCTATCTT
Coding sequences within:
- a CDS encoding glycosyltransferase family 4 protein: MANLDGYKRMQKYRVLVINDFVQKGGAEVVYRQSADLLRAMAGVEVECFHASRIDENSSLLSKSWNVAAARALKKMLAGYRPNRILVHNYHNALSASVLGVIARYKRELDCATYMTCHDFHLVYYNPTLHYVMGGRVEQLTLDALRTSHVLTLRSSAKGVVHDFFSKAYWHAVRAIHKPERIFDRIICPSDFMQEALHRKGIDNTVVLYNPSAVAVVSEPVSVLDRKGFNIAFVGRVAREKGLAQFIELAASIDFSRIERIGVFGDGADREVIEQRYAPLIESGKLVFFGNLPQEQLFSKLGAFADAIVLPSVGVEVAPLVIVEAAMLGLPTLMREGTHRLDFGDTVGSKIMYRDAPQSLQAALEELAAHLATPERRYDVSEFLPQSYAERLANIMRLT